The following proteins are co-located in the Candidatus Zixiibacteriota bacterium genome:
- the mrdA gene encoding penicillin-binding protein 2, producing MESSKVSLAVREQFGLVVIGAIFLLLTIGLIKLQVIDHDELAEKSENNRIRVVPIIPQRGLIIDREGRVMAGNRPSYTLSVIPAEEEKGQTVPNLAKLINSDTSKVRARIRRNTVSYYQPAPVKRDLAFEAVAVLEEQSGKFPGVSYQMDRVRQYIPGASVESFAGYVDEVSEEELKKVDPDLYRMGTMIGKRGIEREYDQALRGNEGTAFIEIKASGQLLGTYSGREKVNSRPGADLTLSIDLDLQRACVEVLTQFCCGAIVAIDPRSGEVLALASYPSYDANIFSSVVPDSLWRSMQADSSHPLLNRPMTGLYPPGSTTKLITVGAGIDAGFITPSTTFRGCSGGMQFGNRYFRCWEERGHGVLLPANAIEHSCDVYMYQLGMKIGPQILAEYFQKCGFGVPTGVDLPGEASGNVPTIDYYNKRYGEKKWTRTLVLNTSIGQGEILVTPFQLTQFFCGVANNGTVYRPHVVKQITDPTTGKTETVKPEISFKLPFTPTTLGLLKESIRLVVEGSGGTARGLKNKYYSIGGKTGTAQNPHGNEHSLFVGVAPLEAPEIVVCAIVENAGHGSEIAAPAAAKIIQKYMYKKLGIVDTLQLSLRDSL from the coding sequence ATGGAATCGAGCAAAGTCTCCCTCGCAGTTCGTGAACAGTTCGGCCTTGTCGTTATCGGAGCGATCTTTCTCCTGCTGACAATCGGCCTTATAAAACTTCAAGTCATTGATCATGACGAACTCGCAGAAAAATCAGAAAACAATCGGATTCGCGTCGTTCCGATTATCCCCCAGCGGGGATTGATTATTGATCGTGAAGGGAGAGTCATGGCCGGTAATCGGCCCTCCTATACGCTTTCGGTTATTCCGGCTGAAGAGGAGAAGGGGCAAACAGTTCCGAATTTGGCCAAGTTAATTAACTCAGACACTTCGAAAGTCCGGGCGCGGATACGTCGCAACACAGTCAGCTATTACCAGCCAGCACCCGTTAAACGCGATCTTGCATTCGAGGCAGTGGCCGTTCTCGAAGAGCAAAGCGGAAAATTTCCAGGGGTCAGTTATCAGATGGACAGGGTGCGGCAGTATATCCCCGGCGCGAGTGTTGAATCGTTTGCGGGCTATGTCGATGAGGTCTCTGAGGAAGAGTTGAAAAAGGTCGACCCGGATCTCTATCGAATGGGCACTATGATTGGCAAGCGAGGTATAGAGCGGGAGTATGATCAGGCTCTGAGGGGAAATGAAGGTACGGCCTTTATAGAAATCAAAGCTTCCGGTCAGCTACTTGGAACATACTCCGGACGAGAAAAAGTCAATTCCAGACCAGGGGCGGATTTGACCCTTTCTATTGATCTCGATCTCCAGCGCGCTTGTGTGGAGGTACTTACCCAGTTCTGCTGCGGCGCCATTGTCGCAATTGACCCGCGTTCAGGTGAGGTTCTCGCGCTCGCTTCATATCCGAGTTACGATGCCAATATCTTTTCGTCGGTTGTTCCCGATTCGCTCTGGCGATCCATGCAAGCCGATTCGAGCCATCCGCTTTTAAACAGACCCATGACCGGGCTGTATCCCCCGGGCTCTACGACTAAGTTGATTACTGTCGGAGCCGGAATTGACGCTGGTTTTATTACACCATCCACAACTTTTCGCGGCTGCTCTGGAGGAATGCAATTTGGCAATCGCTATTTCCGTTGTTGGGAGGAACGTGGGCACGGTGTGCTCCTGCCGGCAAATGCCATTGAGCATTCATGCGATGTCTACATGTATCAACTCGGAATGAAAATTGGTCCGCAGATACTTGCCGAATACTTTCAGAAGTGCGGATTTGGTGTCCCCACCGGAGTCGACCTTCCGGGGGAGGCCTCGGGAAACGTCCCTACGATTGACTATTACAATAAACGGTATGGCGAGAAAAAGTGGACACGCACACTAGTTCTCAACACTTCAATCGGCCAAGGCGAAATTTTGGTGACGCCCTTTCAACTCACGCAGTTCTTTTGTGGAGTGGCAAACAACGGGACCGTATATCGCCCGCATGTGGTCAAACAAATAACAGACCCCACCACAGGGAAGACCGAGACGGTTAAACCGGAGATTTCATTCAAACTACCCTTTACGCCAACGACACTTGGACTGCTTAAAGAGTCAATTCGTCTCGTCGTCGAAGGCTCGGGGGGTACTGCAAGAGGGCTCAAGAATAAATACTACAGTATCGGCGGTAAAACCGGCACAGCGCAAAACCCGCATGGCAATGAACACTCGCTTTTTGTTGGTGTCGCGCCGCTTGAGGCTCCGGAAATCGTCGTGTGCGCTATTGTAGAGAACGCCGGTCATGGTTCTGAGATTGCTGCGCCTGCGGCAGCGAAAATCATTCAGAAATATATGTATAAAAAACTTGGAATCGTCGATACGCTCCAGCTCTCACTGAGGGATAGTCTCTGA
- the mreC gene encoding rod shape-determining protein MreC produces MNWVSNLFSRYLRNLHFITIAALCTTLILNLGGVNATVTKVPMSILYFPFFKVKVAVLELHEVAKDNSSLRQSLVEASIRLSMMEESNRENDRLKRILGFEAPSGYRILPAKVISTTGGRLPNSAVINRGTKDGVAIDLPVINEEGLVGRISSVGPDVATVQLLTDPVNRVAVRVADTREMGIVKYDRSDNLMLDNYSVQSPLSEGDLIISSGLGGIFPPGLAVGRVLNIDRPENEMFARIVLKPAVNFNRLEELFVLRPQL; encoded by the coding sequence ATGAATTGGGTTTCAAATCTCTTCTCGCGCTACCTGCGTAATTTACACTTTATTACTATAGCGGCATTGTGCACGACGCTCATTCTCAATCTGGGCGGAGTGAATGCAACGGTTACTAAAGTTCCGATGAGCATATTGTACTTCCCGTTCTTCAAAGTTAAAGTTGCCGTCCTGGAACTGCATGAGGTGGCTAAAGACAATAGCAGTCTCCGACAATCGCTTGTGGAGGCCTCGATCAGGTTATCCATGATGGAGGAGTCCAATCGCGAGAATGACAGGCTCAAACGCATCCTCGGTTTTGAAGCCCCTTCGGGATACCGAATTTTGCCGGCGAAAGTCATCTCGACAACAGGTGGCCGGCTCCCGAATTCAGCCGTTATAAACCGTGGTACAAAAGACGGTGTGGCGATCGACTTGCCGGTCATCAACGAAGAAGGGCTTGTCGGCAGAATAAGTTCAGTCGGCCCCGATGTGGCGACGGTTCAGCTGTTGACTGATCCCGTCAATCGGGTCGCCGTGCGGGTTGCCGATACAAGAGAAATGGGTATTGTGAAATACGATCGTTCGGATAATTTGATGTTGGACAATTATTCAGTTCAGTCTCCACTCTCCGAAGGGGATTTGATTATCTCATCGGGTCTTGGCGGTATTTTCCCGCCCGGGTTGGCTGTGGGCCGGGTTCTGAATATCGACCGCCCCGAAAATGAAATGTTTGCGCGAATTGTCTTGAAGCCAGCGGTTAATTTCAACCGGCTCGAGGAACTCTTTGTCCTGAGGCCGCAATTGTAA
- a CDS encoding PTS sugar transporter subunit IIA, giving the protein MKLSKFCDESLVSFSLNAKNKKEAIEEMVDLAAGSSMIKDRNELLTDVKEREELVTTGVGYGVAFPHAKTGAAKGIVIAFGRSQKGIDFDAMDHKPVHLIFLIGAPEDAIGAHLNVMARLSYLMKSEENRAKLMKVTSPGDVLALMDNID; this is encoded by the coding sequence ATGAAACTGTCAAAATTCTGTGATGAGAGCTTGGTCTCATTTTCGCTAAACGCCAAGAATAAGAAAGAGGCAATCGAGGAGATGGTCGATTTGGCCGCCGGATCTTCGATGATTAAAGACCGCAACGAATTGCTGACTGATGTCAAAGAGCGCGAGGAATTGGTGACGACTGGTGTCGGCTATGGGGTGGCTTTTCCCCATGCAAAAACCGGCGCGGCGAAAGGGATCGTGATTGCTTTTGGGCGAAGCCAGAAGGGGATAGATTTTGACGCAATGGATCATAAACCAGTACATCTAATCTTTCTCATCGGCGCTCCGGAAGATGCAATTGGCGCGCATTTGAATGTCATGGCGCGGTTGTCGTATTTGATGAAATCGGAGGAGAACAGAGCCAAACTCATGAAAGTCACTTCGCCCGGTGATGTCCTCGCCTTAATGGACAATATTGACTGA
- a CDS encoding acetyl-CoA carboxylase carboxyltransferase subunit alpha, translated as MSEGPYLDFERPIAELQKKISDMRDFSAGESIELGGEIASLEKKLDRLRVEIYTNLSRWQRVQIARHPKRPYTLDYIEQITTEFVEIHGDRSYGDDKAMVGGFARIDGEPVMIIGQQKGRDTKQKLYRNFGMAHPEGYRKARRLFYLAEKFALPIVVLIDTPGAFPGIAAEERGQAEAIAKNIQIMFELKTPIVVVIIGEGASGGALGIGIGDRVLVMEYAWYSVISPEGCAAILWKDATRASEAAEALKPTSEDLVKLGIVDRVVPEPTSGAHNDPVEAARLLKADIIKCLNELKGMPLDILLSERMQKYRKMGEFSVS; from the coding sequence ATGAGCGAGGGACCGTATCTTGATTTTGAGCGACCGATAGCGGAGCTTCAGAAAAAAATCTCGGATATGCGAGATTTCTCAGCGGGCGAGAGTATTGAACTCGGAGGCGAAATTGCCTCGCTTGAAAAGAAGCTCGACCGTCTCCGTGTCGAGATTTACACCAACCTCAGCCGTTGGCAGAGAGTCCAGATAGCCCGGCATCCCAAGCGTCCATATACATTAGATTACATCGAACAGATCACGACTGAATTTGTCGAGATTCACGGCGACCGTTCCTATGGGGATGACAAAGCTATGGTCGGCGGATTTGCTCGAATTGATGGCGAGCCGGTGATGATAATCGGGCAGCAAAAAGGACGTGACACAAAGCAGAAGCTCTACCGCAATTTCGGTATGGCACATCCCGAGGGGTATCGCAAGGCCAGACGTCTTTTCTACCTTGCCGAGAAATTTGCCCTGCCAATTGTCGTGCTCATCGATACGCCGGGGGCTTTCCCCGGTATTGCCGCAGAAGAGCGGGGACAGGCTGAAGCTATAGCAAAAAACATTCAGATAATGTTTGAACTGAAGACTCCGATCGTTGTCGTCATAATCGGCGAAGGGGCGTCCGGCGGGGCGCTTGGAATTGGGATAGGAGATCGGGTACTTGTGATGGAATATGCCTGGTATTCGGTTATCTCGCCCGAAGGATGCGCGGCCATTCTTTGGAAAGACGCCACGCGTGCGTCGGAGGCCGCCGAGGCGCTCAAACCGACATCGGAGGACTTGGTCAAGCTTGGAATCGTAGACCGTGTCGTGCCGGAGCCAACAAGCGGAGCGCATAATGACCCAGTCGAGGCCGCGCGACTTCTTAAAGCTGATATTATTAAATGCCTGAATGAACTTAAAGGAATGCCGCTCGATATATTGTTGTCAGAGCGGATGCAGAAATACCGGAAAATGGGCGAGTTCAGCGTCTCCTGA